The Hymenobacter oligotrophus genome segment AGCGGTTTACTTCGTCGGCTAGTACCAGGTTGGCGAAAATAGGCCCCTTCTTTACCTCAAATTCTGATTGGGTTTGGTTGTAAATCATGGTGCCCACCAAATCAGAAGGCAGCAGATCGGGCGTAAACTGCACCCGTTGAAAGTGCAAGTGCAACACCTGCGCCAGCGTACTGATGGTAAGGGTTTTGGCCAGGCCCGGCACGCCCTCGAGCAGAATATGCCCGCCCGTGAACAGGCCTATCAGCAGCCTGTTGAGCATGTATTGCTGCCCCACCACCACTTTGCCGACCTCGGCAAATACCTGCCGTATCTTCTGCTGATAATGCTGGGTAAGGTCGGGCGAGGAAAAAATTTCGGACATGAAAATACAGCTGAGCGACAGGTTAAAAGTACAACGCTGCGGCTAAGGCGGCAGCGCCCACGCCAAAATTGCCCCGAATCTGCGGCCCACCCAGCTCTCCGCCACTTGCCGACGACGGGCCAGCCCAGGTATCTTTGCTTTATGCAGAGCCCGAACCCCAATTCGCAGCAGCTCATTCGCTTTGCGCTTTCGGGCGCGGCGCTTTACCTGCTGTGGTTTTTCGGCTACGAGCTGTGGCTGAAGCCCGCCGGTAAGCTCGACGAGGCCTTGTCGCTGAACCTGGCCCAGGTAAGCGCCGCCGTGCTGCGGGCTGTAAGCATACCGGCCGCCGCCGCCGGCCGCTTGGTGCTGGTGGCCGGCAAGCCCGCCGTGTGGGTGGGCAATCCTTGCAACGGGCAAGTGCTGTACGCCTTGTTTGCGGGTTTTATACTGGCTTTTCCGGGGGGCGGCTGGCGGCGCAAGCTGCCTTTTATGGCGCTGGGCATGGCGGCTATTTACGTGCTCAACATTGTGCGGGTGGGCGCCCTCACCCTCAACCACTTGTACTCGCGCGGCACCGTCGATTTTAACCACCACTACACGTTTACGTTTGTGGTGTACAGCTGCATTTTTCTGCTCTGGATGTGGTGGGTGCGCCGGTTTGCCCCGTCGCAGGTGCCCGGCCATGCGTAGCGCGCCCCTGCCGCGCCCGGCGCGGGTTGGCGTGGCGCTGTTGCTGGCAGCGGGGCTGTTTTGGGCCGGCACCCACGATGCTACAGCCGTAACGGCAATGGCCAAATGTTGGGCCCGCGCGGCCGAAACCCTAGGTATGCGGGGCGCCTTCTGGCACGAGCAGCCCACGTTGTTGCCGGGCTCCACCAGCCTGCCGGCCAAGTTTACCTACGGCGCGGCCTACAGCTTTGCGTGCCTGCTCCTGCTGTTGGCCCTAACGCCCGGCCGCACCTGGCGCCTGTGTGCTGCCTTTTACGGTGGCCTGTTTTTGGTAAGCGCGGCGCTGGTGCTGCTGGGCAAGGCAGCCGGCAGCACCAGCGCGCTTTTCGCCTTGGGCCGCCCCGTCATCGACCTGACGCTAAACCCCTTGCCTGTTATCGTGCTGGCGCCCCTTATGCATTGGCTGCACCCGGCGGCGGGCAAGCCACGGGCTTAAGCGCCCGTTGTGCTGCCACGCCTGGGTGCCGCGGGCGCGGCGCGGGCCTGGCACCTAGGGCAAAGCATTGGGCGCCACTGGCTGGTTTTCGGACAAGGTGCTTATTTTAGCAATTCCTCTTCTCCTTTTCTCCGCGCGCTCATGCCCAACGCACCTGCTCGTCTTCGTTGCCTTATCATCGACGACAACGAAATCAACCGGCTCACCCTCGAGCACTTTGTCGAGATGACCGAATCGCTGGAGCTGGTGGCTTCGTTGCCCGATGCGGTGCAAGCCCTCAACCTGTTGCGGGCAGGTGCGCAGGTAGATTTGCTGTTGCTGGACATTGAAATGCCCCAGCTTAGCGGCCTCGATCTGGTGCGGGTGCTGCCCGAGCCGCAGCCGCAGGTAATTCTGGTAACCAGTCACGCCAATTTCGCCGTCGATGCATTTGAGCTACAGGTGCTCGATTACCTCGTGAAGCCCGTGGAGTACGGCCGCTTCAGCAAGGCCGTAAACCGCGCGGTCGAGCAACAACAGGCCGCCGTTGCGGCCGCCGCCACGCCTTCGAGCGTAGAGGCCAACGACTCGACGCTGTTCGTTAAAACGAACAACAAGCTGCTGCGCCTCAATTTCGACGAGGTGTTGTTTATCGAGGCCATGTCGACGTACTCGGTGCTGGTTACGCCCAAGCAGAAGCACATCGTGTACATTACCCTCAAGGCTTTGGAAGAACGCCTGCCGTTTGCGCACTTTATGCGCGTGCATCGCTCCTACATGGTAAACATGCAGCGCGTGGAGTCGGTGCAGGACAACATGCTGCAGCTAGGTAACCACGAGGTGCCCATTGGCAAGTCCTACCAAGAGGAGTTTTATGAGCGGCTCCGCAGCCTCTAAGTTTTGCACCCCGGCTCCCGAGGCATGCCTCGGGAGCCGGGGTGCAGTTGCCCACCTAGGCGGTGGGCAACTCGGCGGGCAACTCGTTTAACACCTGCGCTACCACCGCCACCAAGTGCTGCACGGCATCCTGGTAAACGCGCTGTTCGTGGGCTCCAAAAACGGTGGTCTCGCGGGCCGCTTCGAGCAGGCGCACAGCCTCATCTACCTGCTGCACGCCCAACGACGACAACGACGGCTTGATGTGGTGCACCAGCCCGGCCACAGCTACCCAATCGGCGGCAGCGGCGGCAGTTTGCATCTGCGCCACGCTTTCCGGCATGTTGTCGAGAAACGACTGGATAATGCGGTGCACAAATGCCTCTTTGCCGCGCGCCATTTCGCGCAGGCGCGTGAGGTCGTAGCTGCGTGGGGGCCGCTGAATAAGGTTTTCCAGCTTCTCAAATAGCTCGGCTTCGTCGAATGGCTTGGCCAGCGTATCGTTCATGCCCGCGGCTAGGTACCGCTCGTTGTCGGAGCGGAAGGCGTTAGCCGTAAGCGCCAGCACCGGCACCTGGGCCTTGGCCGCGTCGGCGTGGGCGCGCATGGCCGCCGTGGCCTCCATGCCGTTCATGCCCGGCATCTGAATATCCATCAGCACCACGTCGTAGGGGTTTTGCTCGAACAACGCCAGTGCCTGGAACCCGTCGGCGGCTTCATCCACCTGCACGCCCCACTCTTCCAGCAGCATGCGCGCAATGTTGCGGTTGATTTCGTTGTCCTCTACCAGCAATACGCGCTTGCCCGCCAATGTATTGGTTAGCGGCGCCGCGGCGGCCGGCTCCGGCAGCGGCGGGGCGGCCGCGCGGGTTTTCGGCAGCGTTACCGTGAAGGCAAACGTGCTACCGCGCCCTAGCTCGCTCTCAACGCGCATAGTACCGCCCAACTGCTCCACCAAGGCCCTGCTGATGCTCAGACCTAGGCCCGTGCCCCCAAAGTTGCGGGTAGTATCGGCGTAGGCTTGGGTAAAGTCCTCAAAAATGCGCTCCAGGCGGTCGGGCGGAATGCCAGGGCCCGTGTCGCTCACGCTGAACTCCGCCGTCAGGGTCTCGTCGGTTTCCGACACCAAACGCCCCGCCACCGATACGCTGCCCTGCTGCGTAAACTTCACGGCGTTTGCTACCAGGTTGATCAGAATTTGGTTGAGGCGGTGCGGGTCGCCGATAACCCACGGATACGGGCACGTAAGCTTAAGCGGCTGCGCCAAAAACGTAAGCCCCTTTTGGGCCGCCTGCAGCGCCAAGCCCTGCACCGCCCCACCCATCGAATCGCAGAGGTTGAAGGGAGTTTGTTCGAATTCCAGTTTGCCCGAGGTGATTTTGGCCATATCGAGCACGTCGTTTACCAAGGCCAGCAAATGCTGCCCCGATTTACGAATCACGCTCAGCTGCTCGGTTTGCTGGGCGTCGAGCTGAGTTTTGGCCAGCAGGTTAGCATAGCCCAACACCCCATTTAGCGGGGTGCGTATTTCGTGGCTCATGTTGGCCAGAAAATTCTCGCGGGCGCGGGCCGCGGCGTGGGCGGCCTCGGTAGCACGCTTCAGGTCGGTTATATCGGTGCTTACCCCCAGCACCTGCAAGCTGCCGTCGGGGCGCAGCAAGGGCCGCTTGATGGTCTGGAACCAGCGCACCTCGCCCGAAGGCAGCGTAAACGAGTCCTCGCGCATCAACTCCTCTTTGGTTTGCAGCACGTACTGATCGGCGGCCGCGTAGTGCGCTTGCTCTTGCGCCTGCACCGTGGTGGGGTCTTGCGTTAGCGCCTGCCGCTCCTTCGAGCTTTCCGCTAGTTGCCGCATGGCGCGGTTGCTGAACTCGACCTGGCCGTTGGCGTTGCGCACGTAAATCAGGCTCGGCGAAGTATCGAGCACTTGCTGAACAAACCCTTGCTGCTCGCGCAGCTCGGCCTCGCTTAGGCGCAGCTTTTCCTCGGCTACGCGTTGCTCGGTGTTGTCGCTTCCGTACCCTATCATCATTTGCAGCTCCCCGTGCTGGTCGTACACGGGCTGGTAATGGCGCTGCGCGTACTCGGTGCGGCCGTCGGGCTGCACCACTTGCTCCTCAAAAGCAACGCGCTGGCCGCTGTTTTTGGCTTGCTCAAACAGTTGCCGACGGCTTTCTGCCATTTGCACCGGGCGCTGCCGGTAGGCGCAGTATTCGAAGTCGGTTTTGCCCACTATCCAACGGCGCACCTCCGGGTTTTTGATAGCGCCGGGGTTTACGAACAGGTAGCGACGCTGGGCATTGAGCACGGCCACGTCGGCAGGCAAATGGTTGAGAATCGACTCGTAAAACTCGCGCTGCTCGGCCAGTTTCAGCTCGGCTTCGCGCTGGGCCGTGTTGTCGAGCCCAAAGCCCAACATCATGTAAAAGCTGCCATCGGGGTGCGCAATGGCCTTGAAAAACCGGTTGTGAAAGGCGCGGCCGTTTTGGGTAGGTGTTTCGTCTTCCCACACCACCACGCCGCGCTCCGCTACGGCTTTATCGAACATGCGGTGCCGGTGCTCGGCCAGCTCGGTGGGGTAGCCAAACTGCGTGCAGTAATCCATTACCGTGCGGCCCATCAGCCATTGCCGGGCCTCGGCGCTTGGCACAGCCTGCGGGTTGGCGTAAATGTAGCGGCGGTCGGCGTCGAGCGTTACTACCTCTACGGGTAGCTCGTCGAGGATGTGGCTGTAAAACAGCCGCTCCTGCGCCAGCTGTTGCTCGGCGCGATGGCGCTCGGTGATGTCGACGAAGTATAGATTGACGTAACCCTCGGGCTGCACCGGCGAGCCGCACAGCGTGTACTGGCGACCTAGGGCCTCCACTTGCTGCTCAATTGGCCGCTGCTCGCGCAGTACCTGCTGCACCACGGCGCGCAAACGGGCGGCTACGTAGCGCTTTTCGTCGAGCGTGAGCGAGTTCCAGAGGTTCCACCCGGCTGCGTTGCTGTACAAAAAGTACCCCGCATCATTTACCTGCAGAATTGGGTTCGGATTATGATCGGGAATGCGTGCTCGCAGTTCTAATTCGCGAATGCGGGCCTCGGCCTGGGCCAACGACGCCCGCAAATCGGCATCCGGGCTTTGTATAGAATTGGGGAAGCTTTCGGAGGAGTTCATCAGTGCGGCGCAGGCATTAAACCAGGCAAAGCGCAAGCAACAATCTATTGCTGCCATTTGTGCCGTTGCTTGCCCAAGGTGGCAATTTGCTGTTTAAACTGCGTGCTTTCCGGGCCGAACGACATCACCGGCCACCGGCACTGCGCTGGTTGCCCTAGGTGATTTTGTGCTGCTGTGCTAGCGGGCAACAAAAAAAGCCCGCCGGCCGAGGCCAACGGGCTTTCTTGTACCAGAGACGGGAATCGAACCCGTACTTCCTTGCGGAAAAGGGATTTTAAGTCCCTCGTGTCTACCAGTTCCACCACTCCGGCGAGTGCAGCGAACCTGCACAAAAGTAAAAAAGGACGTTGCAGGGAGCAACGTCCTTTTTTGGAGCGGGAGACGAGGTTCGAACTCGCGACCTCGACCTTGGCAAGGTCGCGCTCTACCAACTGAGCTACTCTCGCTTGAGGTCAACCGCCGTAGTGGCGTTTGATGGCACAAAGGTACAACAAGACGTTTCTTGTTGTCAAGAGTCAAGCGAAAAATCTGATTCGCTTGCTCTCCATTAAAACAAAAAAGAGGAAGCTACCGAAGCAACATCCTCTTTTGAGCGGGAGACGAGGTTCGAACTCGCGACCTCGACCTTGGCAAGGTCGCGCTCTACCAACTGAGCTACTCTCGCTTGAGGTCAACCGCCGTAGTGGCGTTTTGATGGCACAAAGGTATAGCAAGAATCTGGTAAGTCAAGAAGTAGCAGTTAAAAAATTGCCACCTAAACTAGTTCTGACTCATTATGAGGCACTTTTTTTCACTAAACCCAACACTGCACCAAAGCAGCGCTGCAGATGTATGGGGTGCAGCTAGCCCCGTCGAAAGCCAATGAACTTGGCGTTGCCATACGACAGCAAAGCCCGCCCCTGTGCTACCGGACCGGAGTGGGCCTTGCTGATAGACACTGAGCTTGCTTTCAGTGCTTAGCGGCTCAGCGCTAGTTTCAACTCGTTTAGCTTCAGCAATGCTTCAATAGGCGTGAGCGTATTCACGTCGAGGTGCTGCAGCTGCTCGCGAATGTGCTCGAGGGCGGGGTCGGCGGGCTCGAACATGCTAAGCTGCAGCGTGGGCCTAGGTGCAGTAGCCACGGCCGCAGCCGGGCGGGCCTGGGGCTGCCGAGTGGCTTGGCCATTTACGGCAATGGTAACCTCGGCCTCCACGGGCAGCAGCTCGTCGGCAGCAACGGGTTCGTCGGTGCTTACTTGGGCGCGTTCCTGCTCCAAATGGTGCATGATTTCGTTGGCGCGCAATACCACGGCGGGCGGCATGCCAGCCATGCGGGCTACGTGTATGCCAAACGAGTGCTCGGAGCCGCCCTCCTGCAGCTTGCGCAAAAACAGAATGCGTCCGTCGGCTTCCTTCACGGCCACGTTGTAGTTGCGCACCCGCTCGCACTGCTCGGCCAGTTGGTTGAGCTCGTGGTAGTGGGTGGCGAACAGGGTTTTGCCGCGGGCTTTGGGGTGGTTGTGCAAGTGCTCCACAATGGCCCAGGCAATGCTGATGCCATCGTAGGTGCTGGTACCGCGGCCGATTTCGTCCATCAGCACCAACGAACGGTCGGAGAGGTTGTTGAGGATAGACGCCGTTTCGGTCATTTCCACCATAAATGTGCTCTCCCCTTTCGAGAGGTTATCCGAAGCTCCCACGCGGGTAAACACCTTGTCGATTACACCCACGTGCGCGGCCTGTGCCGGCACAAACGAGCCGATTTGGGCCAGCAACACAATGAGCGCGGTTTGGCGCAGCAATGCCGATTTACCGGCCATGTTGGGCCCGGTAATCACGATAATTTGCTGGTCGTCGCGGTCGAGGCGGATGTCGTTGGGGATGTACTGCTCGCCAGGCGGCAACTGCCGTTCAATTACGGGGTGGCGCCCCTGCCGAATGTCAAGCACGGCCGAGTCGTCGACGACGGGGCGCACGTAGCGGTGCTGGCGGGCCGTGGCCGCAAACGAACCTAGGCAGTCGAGCACGGCCACGGTGCGGGCGTTCTGCTGAATTTGGGTGATGTACTCGCCCGCCGTTAGCACCAACTCGTCGTAAATGCGCTGTTCAATTACGAACAAGCGCTCCTCGGCGTGCAAAATCTTTTCCTCGTAGGTTTTCAGTTCCTCGGTAATGTAGCGCTCAGCATTTACCAAGGTCTGCTTCCGAATCCAGGAGGTGGGCACTTTGTCTTTGTGCGCGTTGGTAACCTCCAGGTAGTAACCGAACACCTTGTTATAGGCCACCTTCAGCGAGCCGATGCCGGTGTTGCGCTGCTCGCGCTGCTGCAGCTGCAACAGGTAATCCTTACCGGTGTAGGCAATGGCGCGCAGCTCGTCGAGCTCCTTGTCCACGCCGTCGGTAATCAGGTTGCCCTGATTGGTGAGTACTGGCGCATCGGGCCGCAGCTTGGCTTGTATTTCTTGGCGCAGCGCGTCGCAGGGGTTCAGCTGATCGGCCAGCTTTTGTAAGGCCCGCACCCCGCTGGCTTGCAGCAGCTCGCGCACCGGACCTAGGGCCTCCAGCGCCCGGCTCAGCTGCGTTAGCTCGCGCGGGTTCACGCGGCGCACGGCAACCTTCGAAATTAGGCGCTCTAGGTCGTAAATCTGGCGCAGCTGGTCGCGGATGGCCTCCAGCAATTCGGGCTGCTCGTGCAGGGCCTGCACGGTATCGAGGCGGCGCTGAATTTGGGCGGGCTCTTTCAGGGGCAGCACCACCCACTTGCGCAGCAGGCGGGCGCCCATGGGCGTCAGGGTTTGGTCGAGCACCTCAATCAGCGGCACGCCCCCTAGGTGCTGCGCCGACAGCAGCTCGAGGTTGCGTACCGTGAAACGGTCGAGCCACACGTACTTGTCTTCCTCCAGGCGCCCGATGCCGTTGATGTGGCCGATGTCGGTGTGCTTGGTTTCGGCCAAATAGTGCATAATGCACCCAGCCGCGATAATGCCTTCGTGCAGCGTATCGATGCCGTAGCCTTTGAGCGAGGTGGTACGGAAGTGGCGCGTGAGCGAATCGTGGGCGTAATCGAAGCCGAATACCCACTCATCGAGGGCGTAGGTGCAGAGGTCGGGCCCGAAATGCGTTTCGAAGTGCTGGCGCTGCTGCTTGCAGTGCAGCACCTCGGCCGGGGCAAAGTTTTGCAGCAGTTTCCCTAGGTAGCCGGCGTCGCCTTGCGCTACCAGGAACTCGCCGGTGCTGATGTCGAGGAATGCAATGCCGGCTTGGTGGTTTTTGCCGAAGTGCACGGCCGCCAGGTAATTATTGGCGCGGCGCTCCAGCACGTTGTCGTGCAGGCTTACGCCGGGCGTAACCAGCTCCGTGATGCCGCGCTTTACCAAGCCTTTGGCCTGTTTGGGGTCTTCGAGCTGGTCGCAGATGGCCACGCGCTGGCCGGCGCGCACCAGTTTGGGCAAGTAGGTATCGAGGGCGTGGTGCGGAAATCCGGCCAAGGCTACCTCGGAAGAAGTGCCGGCGCCGCGCTTGGTAAGCGTAATATCGAGGATGCGGGCGCTGGTAACCGCGTCGTCGCCGAAGGTCTCGTAGAAGTCGCCCACGCGGAAAAGCAACAGCGCGCCGGGGTGCTGCTGCTTTAGGGCGTAGTACTGCTTCATCAGGGGCGTATCGACCACGGGGGCCGGCGCGCCGGGGGCTGGTTTACGCATAAGTGCGCGGAAATAGTCGGGTAGAAGCTCCGTTGCAAAGCCGGCTCGGGCCGCAGGTGGTTTGGCGGTAACAGGAGGCCTTTCCGAAGCGGAGCCGTAGCTTGCGCCTTCGCTTACCCACAGCACCTAGGCGGTTGGTGCGGCCTTGCCGCGCCCGCCCAAGCTCCACATCTTACATGCGAAAACTAACCATTCACGAACTGAACCGGCTTACGGTCGAGGATTTCAAAAATACAGAGAAATTCCCGCTCTGCGTGGTACTCGATAACGTGCGCAGCCTGCACAATGTGGGCGCCGCTTTCCGCACCTGCGATGCCTTTGCCGTGAGCAAACTGTGGCTGGGCGGCATCACGGGCCGGCCCCCGCACCGCGAGATTACCAAAACCGCCCTAGGCTCAACGGAATCGGTGCCGTGGGAGCACGCGCCCGACGTGCCGGCCCTGGTGGAGCGCCTGCGCCAGCAGGGCTGGCAGGTAGTGGCCGTAGAGCAAACCACCGGCTCGGTGCCGCTGCCGCAGTTTCAGCCCGCGCCCAACAAGCCCTTGGCGTTGGTGTTCGGCAACGAGGTATTCGGGGTTGACGATGCCGTGCTGCAGCACTGCGACGCGGCCGTGGAAATTCCGCAGTTCGGCACTAAACACTCGCTCAACGTGTCGGTAACGGTGGGCGTGATGGTATGGGATGTGCTCAGCAAATGGGGCCTTACCACCGCTTCGTAAACATTCGCAACAAACAGCTAATTGCGCGCTTAGTTTTTTACTATCGGCTCGTATTTACTGCTATTTATCCGTATTTTTAACGGGCACTAGCTGTACAACTTGCAGCTGACCACCTACTGCTCCTACACTTTCTGCATGACAAACACTTTTACTCATTACGGCCGGGCCGCCACGCTGGCAGCGTTGCTCGCACTGCCCGGCATTGGCACTGCCCAGCAGCCAGCCCA includes the following:
- the mutS gene encoding DNA mismatch repair protein MutS, whose amino-acid sequence is MRKPAPGAPAPVVDTPLMKQYYALKQQHPGALLLFRVGDFYETFGDDAVTSARILDITLTKRGAGTSSEVALAGFPHHALDTYLPKLVRAGQRVAICDQLEDPKQAKGLVKRGITELVTPGVSLHDNVLERRANNYLAAVHFGKNHQAGIAFLDISTGEFLVAQGDAGYLGKLLQNFAPAEVLHCKQQRQHFETHFGPDLCTYALDEWVFGFDYAHDSLTRHFRTTSLKGYGIDTLHEGIIAAGCIMHYLAETKHTDIGHINGIGRLEEDKYVWLDRFTVRNLELLSAQHLGGVPLIEVLDQTLTPMGARLLRKWVVLPLKEPAQIQRRLDTVQALHEQPELLEAIRDQLRQIYDLERLISKVAVRRVNPRELTQLSRALEALGPVRELLQASGVRALQKLADQLNPCDALRQEIQAKLRPDAPVLTNQGNLITDGVDKELDELRAIAYTGKDYLLQLQQREQRNTGIGSLKVAYNKVFGYYLEVTNAHKDKVPTSWIRKQTLVNAERYITEELKTYEEKILHAEERLFVIEQRIYDELVLTAGEYITQIQQNARTVAVLDCLGSFAATARQHRYVRPVVDDSAVLDIRQGRHPVIERQLPPGEQYIPNDIRLDRDDQQIIVITGPNMAGKSALLRQTALIVLLAQIGSFVPAQAAHVGVIDKVFTRVGASDNLSKGESTFMVEMTETASILNNLSDRSLVLMDEIGRGTSTYDGISIAWAIVEHLHNHPKARGKTLFATHYHELNQLAEQCERVRNYNVAVKEADGRILFLRKLQEGGSEHSFGIHVARMAGMPPAVVLRANEIMHHLEQERAQVSTDEPVAADELLPVEAEVTIAVNGQATRQPQARPAAAVATAPRPTLQLSMFEPADPALEHIREQLQHLDVNTLTPIEALLKLNELKLALSR
- a CDS encoding LytR/AlgR family response regulator transcription factor, producing MPNAPARLRCLIIDDNEINRLTLEHFVEMTESLELVASLPDAVQALNLLRAGAQVDLLLLDIEMPQLSGLDLVRVLPEPQPQVILVTSHANFAVDAFELQVLDYLVKPVEYGRFSKAVNRAVEQQQAAVAAAATPSSVEANDSTLFVKTNNKLLRLNFDEVLFIEAMSTYSVLVTPKQKHIVYITLKALEERLPFAHFMRVHRSYMVNMQRVESVQDNMLQLGNHEVPIGKSYQEEFYERLRSL
- the xrtX gene encoding exosortase X, with the protein product MQSPNPNSQQLIRFALSGAALYLLWFFGYELWLKPAGKLDEALSLNLAQVSAAVLRAVSIPAAAAGRLVLVAGKPAVWVGNPCNGQVLYALFAGFILAFPGGGWRRKLPFMALGMAAIYVLNIVRVGALTLNHLYSRGTVDFNHHYTFTFVVYSCIFLLWMWWVRRFAPSQVPGHA
- a CDS encoding XrtX-associated membrane protein, which encodes MRSAPLPRPARVGVALLLAAGLFWAGTHDATAVTAMAKCWARAAETLGMRGAFWHEQPTLLPGSTSLPAKFTYGAAYSFACLLLLLALTPGRTWRLCAAFYGGLFLVSAALVLLGKAAGSTSALFALGRPVIDLTLNPLPVIVLAPLMHWLHPAAGKPRA
- a CDS encoding PAS domain-containing sensor histidine kinase, translating into MNSSESFPNSIQSPDADLRASLAQAEARIRELELRARIPDHNPNPILQVNDAGYFLYSNAAGWNLWNSLTLDEKRYVAARLRAVVQQVLREQRPIEQQVEALGRQYTLCGSPVQPEGYVNLYFVDITERHRAEQQLAQERLFYSHILDELPVEVVTLDADRRYIYANPQAVPSAEARQWLMGRTVMDYCTQFGYPTELAEHRHRMFDKAVAERGVVVWEDETPTQNGRAFHNRFFKAIAHPDGSFYMMLGFGLDNTAQREAELKLAEQREFYESILNHLPADVAVLNAQRRYLFVNPGAIKNPEVRRWIVGKTDFEYCAYRQRPVQMAESRRQLFEQAKNSGQRVAFEEQVVQPDGRTEYAQRHYQPVYDQHGELQMMIGYGSDNTEQRVAEEKLRLSEAELREQQGFVQQVLDTSPSLIYVRNANGQVEFSNRAMRQLAESSKERQALTQDPTTVQAQEQAHYAAADQYVLQTKEELMREDSFTLPSGEVRWFQTIKRPLLRPDGSLQVLGVSTDITDLKRATEAAHAAARARENFLANMSHEIRTPLNGVLGYANLLAKTQLDAQQTEQLSVIRKSGQHLLALVNDVLDMAKITSGKLEFEQTPFNLCDSMGGAVQGLALQAAQKGLTFLAQPLKLTCPYPWVIGDPHRLNQILINLVANAVKFTQQGSVSVAGRLVSETDETLTAEFSVSDTGPGIPPDRLERIFEDFTQAYADTTRNFGGTGLGLSISRALVEQLGGTMRVESELGRGSTFAFTVTLPKTRAAAPPLPEPAAAAPLTNTLAGKRVLLVEDNEINRNIARMLLEEWGVQVDEAADGFQALALFEQNPYDVVLMDIQMPGMNGMEATAAMRAHADAAKAQVPVLALTANAFRSDNERYLAAGMNDTLAKPFDEAELFEKLENLIQRPPRSYDLTRLREMARGKEAFVHRIIQSFLDNMPESVAQMQTAAAAADWVAVAGLVHHIKPSLSSLGVQQVDEAVRLLEAARETTVFGAHEQRVYQDAVQHLVAVVAQVLNELPAELPTA
- a CDS encoding RNA methyltransferase, encoding MRKLTIHELNRLTVEDFKNTEKFPLCVVLDNVRSLHNVGAAFRTCDAFAVSKLWLGGITGRPPHREITKTALGSTESVPWEHAPDVPALVERLRQQGWQVVAVEQTTGSVPLPQFQPAPNKPLALVFGNEVFGVDDAVLQHCDAAVEIPQFGTKHSLNVSVTVGVMVWDVLSKWGLTTAS